In Flammeovirgaceae bacterium 311, one DNA window encodes the following:
- a CDS encoding transcriptional regulator (COG1609 Transcriptional regulators): protein MYVIKEAGFVIPDQISVIGFGYEPNSSYFMPSLTSVWQPLIPLPKPWPHPVTPHFKNARADQPLSPIKFGRT from the coding sequence ATGTATGTGATCAAAGAGGCAGGCTTTGTCATTCCGGATCAGATTTCTGTAATAGGATTCGGCTATGAGCCCAATTCCTCCTATTTCATGCCTTCCTTAACCTCAGTGTGGCAGCCTTTAATACCCTTGCCGAAGCCCTGGCCTCATCCTGTTACACCTCATTTCAAAAATGCCAGGGCTGATCAACCTCTGAGCCCAATAAAATTTGGCCGAACCTGA
- a CDS encoding GCN5-related N-acetyltransferase (COG0454 Histone acetyltransferase HPA2 and related acetyltransferases), with product MKVTIVEAGAQHIKYAEQICEELALSAAARGTGIARRKPEYLMGKMAEGKAVIALVDDKLAGFCYIETWSHNKFIANSGLIVLPQYRQLGLAKKIKQAVFRLSRKKYPDAKIFGITTSLAVMKINSGLGYKPVTFSELTQDEEFWKGCTSCKNFDILTRNERKMCLCTGMLYDPAQESKMAKINKTVNNLKELIKPKQQQQQQPQLKEQLVEIQQDDRGIAKIGKLAGSLKQLFKAKQPKLQS from the coding sequence ATGAAAGTGACCATTGTGGAAGCTGGTGCACAGCATATAAAATACGCCGAACAAATTTGCGAAGAACTTGCCCTTTCGGCAGCGGCAAGGGGGACTGGTATTGCCAGACGTAAACCTGAATACTTAATGGGCAAAATGGCCGAGGGAAAGGCCGTGATTGCACTTGTTGATGATAAACTGGCCGGTTTTTGCTACATCGAAACCTGGAGCCATAATAAATTTATTGCCAATTCCGGCCTGATCGTGCTGCCTCAGTACCGCCAGCTGGGCCTGGCCAAAAAAATAAAGCAGGCAGTGTTTCGTCTGTCGCGCAAAAAATACCCGGATGCCAAGATCTTCGGGATCACCACCAGCCTGGCGGTGATGAAGATCAACTCAGGCCTGGGCTATAAGCCTGTTACTTTCTCGGAGCTTACCCAGGACGAGGAGTTCTGGAAAGGCTGCACCAGCTGCAAAAACTTCGACATCCTGACCCGCAACGAGCGCAAAATGTGTCTGTGCACCGGTATGCTCTACGATCCTGCCCAGGAGAGTAAAATGGCCAAGATCAATAAAACGGTAAATAACCTGAAAGAGCTGATCAAGCCAAAGCAGCAGCAACAACAGCAACCGCAGCTAAAAGAGCAGCTGGTAGAAATACAGCAGGATGACAGGGGCATCGCCAAAATTGGCAAACTGGCCGGAAGCCTGAAGCAACTTTTTAAAGCAAAACAACCAAAACTACAGTCATGA
- a CDS encoding argininosuccinate synthase (COG0137 Argininosuccinate synthase), whose product MNNKVVLAFSGGLDTSYCVKYLKDEQRLEVHTATVNTGGFSAAELEAIEHNAMELGAASYVTLEETDAYYQQCVKYLIFGNVLRNGTYPLSVSAERVFQAIAIANYAKKIGASYIAHGSTGAGNDQVRFDLVFHILCPEIQVITPIRDQSLSRQAEIDYLTAKGVKRDWTKAQYSINQGLWGTSVGGKETLTSHQSLPEHAYPSQLQKEEPSEVVLHFDKGELIGVNGDFKDPVSNIQYLEELAAPYAIGRDYHVGDTIIGIKGRIGFEAAASYVIIKAHHQLEKHTLTKWQLYWKEQLANWYGMMVHEGTFLDPVMRNIEKFLDDTQTNVSGKVRVALMPYRFQVQGIESEHDLMNSTFGKYGEENSGWSGDDVKGFTKILANGLKIYHAVNEKGQEV is encoded by the coding sequence ATGAACAATAAAGTAGTACTAGCCTTTAGCGGTGGTTTGGATACCTCCTATTGTGTTAAGTACCTCAAAGACGAACAGAGACTAGAAGTACATACTGCTACGGTAAATACCGGTGGTTTCAGTGCAGCAGAACTGGAAGCAATAGAGCATAACGCCATGGAGCTGGGAGCAGCATCCTATGTTACCCTGGAAGAAACAGATGCCTATTACCAGCAGTGTGTTAAATACCTGATCTTCGGCAATGTACTCCGTAATGGTACCTACCCCTTATCGGTAAGTGCCGAACGGGTGTTCCAGGCCATTGCCATTGCCAACTACGCCAAAAAAATTGGCGCTTCCTATATTGCTCATGGCAGCACCGGGGCCGGCAACGACCAGGTGCGCTTCGATCTGGTTTTTCATATTCTTTGCCCGGAGATCCAGGTGATCACGCCTATCCGCGACCAGTCACTTTCCCGCCAGGCCGAGATAGATTATCTTACTGCCAAAGGCGTAAAGAGAGATTGGACCAAAGCACAATATTCTATTAACCAGGGCCTCTGGGGTACCAGCGTTGGCGGTAAGGAAACCCTTACCTCGCACCAGTCGCTGCCAGAGCATGCCTACCCCAGCCAGCTGCAGAAAGAAGAACCTTCTGAAGTGGTGTTGCACTTTGATAAAGGCGAACTGATTGGCGTTAATGGTGATTTTAAGGATCCTGTAAGCAACATCCAATACCTGGAGGAGCTGGCTGCACCCTATGCCATAGGCCGTGATTATCATGTGGGCGATACCATTATCGGGATTAAAGGACGCATTGGCTTCGAGGCTGCTGCTTCTTATGTGATCATCAAAGCACATCACCAGCTGGAAAAACATACGTTAACCAAGTGGCAGCTGTACTGGAAAGAGCAGCTGGCAAACTGGTATGGCATGATGGTGCACGAAGGCACCTTCCTGGACCCGGTAATGCGCAACATTGAGAAGTTCCTGGACGATACCCAGACCAACGTAAGCGGCAAAGTACGGGTGGCCCTGATGCCATACCGCTTCCAGGTGCAGGGCATTGAGTCGGAGCACGACCTGATGAACAGCACCTTTGGCAAATACGGCGAAGAGAACAGCGGCTGGTCTGGCGATGATGTAAAAGGCTTTACTAAGATTTTGGCCAATGGCCTGAAGATTTACCATGCGGTGAACGAAAAAGGACAGGAAGTATGA
- the argC gene encoding N-acetyl-gamma-glutamyl-phosphate reductase (COG0002 Acetylglutamate semialdehyde dehydrogenase) codes for MITAGIIGGTGYTAGELIWLLLQHPAAELKFVYSNSQSGKAVTSVHTDLKGDTDLKFSNEIQETDVIFLCLPHGKAKEFLQANPVSEKTRLIDLSNDYRLGLKLDDKAFTYGLPELDKEAIRGSRYVANPGCFATGIQLALLPLAKERLLRDEVHVHAITGSTGAGAGLSATTHFSWRSNNLSVYKAFQHQHLDEIRQSIRQLDGGFEQEINFIPLRGDFARGIFASIYTNVDLSLEQAYELYEQYYRNAPFTVVSREEISLKEVVNTNRCFIQLLKHGNKLLIVTAIDNLLKGASGQAVQNMNLMFGLEETAGLKLKPTKF; via the coding sequence ATGATTACGGCAGGCATCATAGGCGGCACAGGCTATACCGCCGGCGAGCTGATCTGGCTACTCCTGCAGCACCCTGCCGCCGAGCTGAAATTTGTGTACAGCAATAGCCAGAGCGGCAAAGCCGTAACATCAGTACACACCGATCTGAAAGGTGATACAGACCTGAAATTCAGTAATGAGATTCAGGAGACAGATGTTATCTTTCTGTGCCTGCCGCACGGCAAAGCAAAGGAGTTTCTGCAGGCAAATCCGGTTTCAGAAAAAACCAGGCTGATAGACCTAAGCAATGATTACAGGCTGGGCCTGAAACTGGATGATAAAGCATTCACCTACGGACTGCCCGAGCTGGACAAAGAGGCTATCCGGGGAAGCCGCTATGTAGCCAACCCGGGTTGTTTTGCCACCGGCATTCAGCTGGCGTTGCTGCCTCTTGCAAAGGAGCGCCTGCTCCGGGATGAGGTGCACGTACATGCCATTACCGGCTCTACAGGTGCCGGTGCAGGCCTTTCGGCCACCACGCACTTCAGCTGGCGCAGCAATAACCTGTCGGTTTATAAAGCATTCCAGCACCAGCACCTGGACGAGATCAGGCAGAGCATCCGGCAGCTGGATGGGGGATTTGAGCAGGAGATTAATTTTATACCGCTGCGGGGCGATTTTGCCCGCGGTATCTTTGCCAGCATCTACACCAATGTAGACCTAAGTCTGGAGCAGGCCTACGAATTGTACGAGCAGTATTACCGCAATGCTCCTTTTACAGTGGTAAGCCGGGAGGAGATCAGCCTGAAAGAGGTGGTGAACACCAACCGCTGCTTTATTCAACTGCTGAAGCACGGCAACAAACTACTCATTGTAACGGCCATTGATAACCTGCTGAAGGGCGCCTCCGGGCAGGCCGTGCAGAATATGAACCTGATGTTTGGCCTGGAAGAAACAGCAGGCCTGAAGCTGAAACCTACTAAATTTTAA
- a CDS encoding pyrroline-5-carboxylate reductase (COG0345 Pyrroline-5-carboxylate reductase) gives MQHQKIAVLGGGNLGVAIAEGLHSNGKYNAEDIFITRRNTKSIQHLSSKGLRVTTDNIEAVRESRWILLCVQPGQLNDLLEEVKPYLNPEQHVLISVITSITIKHIADVVGEDFPIIRSMPNTAIAIHESMTCLAFNKKSQGVKEEVQEMFVCLGSTLVIEEELMAAATVLCASGIAFYMRFIRAATQGGIQLGFDSEDALKIAVQVSKGVSGLLAHNHSHPEQEIDKVTTPRGCTIAGLNEMEHQGFSPAFIKGLVTSYERILNMRK, from the coding sequence ATGCAGCATCAAAAAATTGCGGTTCTGGGCGGCGGGAACCTTGGCGTAGCCATTGCCGAAGGCCTCCACAGCAATGGTAAATACAATGCCGAAGATATCTTCATTACCCGCAGAAATACCAAAAGCATACAGCACCTAAGTAGCAAAGGCCTGCGGGTAACCACTGATAACATAGAGGCGGTAAGGGAAAGCCGCTGGATACTCTTATGTGTGCAGCCCGGCCAGCTGAACGATCTGCTGGAGGAAGTAAAGCCCTACCTGAACCCGGAGCAGCATGTGCTCATCAGCGTGATTACCAGCATTACCATCAAGCATATTGCCGATGTGGTGGGAGAGGATTTTCCCATTATCCGCAGCATGCCCAATACGGCTATTGCCATTCACGAATCTATGACCTGCCTGGCCTTCAATAAAAAATCGCAGGGTGTAAAAGAAGAAGTGCAGGAGATGTTCGTTTGCCTGGGCAGCACCCTGGTAATTGAAGAAGAGCTAATGGCCGCCGCCACCGTGCTTTGTGCCAGCGGTATTGCCTTTTACATGCGCTTTATCCGCGCCGCCACCCAGGGAGGCATTCAGCTGGGCTTTGATTCAGAAGATGCCCTCAAGATTGCCGTGCAGGTAAGCAAAGGCGTATCCGGCCTGCTGGCCCATAACCATTCGCACCCCGAGCAGGAGATCGATAAAGTAACCACCCCACGCGGCTGCACCATTGCCGGCCTCAACGAAATGGAACACCAGGGCTTTAGCCCCGCCTTTATCAAAGGCCTGGTTACCTCCTACGAACGGATTTTGAACATGCGGAAGTAG
- a CDS encoding acetylornithine aminotransferase (COG4992 Ornithine/acetylornithine aminotransferase), whose translation MELFDVYKMLPIELAYAKGYHVYDTQGREYLDFYGGHAVISIGHSHAKYIAALTKQLHEITYYSNAVEFKLRNEVAQKLGELSGYEDYQLFLCNSGAEAIENALKVASFQNGKKKIVAFKGGFHGRTSAAVSITDNPKIQAPVNEGGEVVILESENITLLEQTLAAGDVCAVVIEGIRGVGGIYVPSTKFLKAIEELCEKHEAVFICDEIQSGYGRTGKFFAHQHAGVKPHLITVAKGMANGFPVGGVLIHPNFKPKYGMLGTTFGGNPLASAACMSVLEVLEKEELIENAAKVGKYLKEQLEAIPAIKTVVGEGLMLGLVFEGDVKDIQNALVEEERVLTGSSSRPNEIRLLPPLTIDVPAVDDFIAKLKKVVPQGVPVAK comes from the coding sequence ATGGAACTTTTTGATGTTTATAAAATGCTGCCCATAGAGCTGGCTTATGCCAAGGGCTACCATGTGTATGATACACAGGGCAGGGAATATCTGGATTTTTATGGCGGCCATGCCGTGATCTCCATCGGCCACAGCCATGCCAAATACATTGCAGCCCTCACCAAGCAGCTGCACGAAATCACCTACTACTCCAACGCAGTGGAATTCAAGCTGCGCAACGAGGTGGCGCAAAAGCTGGGCGAGCTCTCCGGCTACGAAGATTACCAGCTGTTCCTCTGCAATTCTGGCGCCGAAGCCATCGAAAATGCGCTGAAGGTGGCTTCTTTCCAGAATGGTAAAAAGAAAATAGTGGCCTTCAAAGGGGGCTTCCATGGCCGTACCTCTGCAGCTGTAAGCATTACCGATAATCCTAAAATCCAGGCCCCGGTAAACGAAGGCGGCGAGGTAGTGATCCTGGAATCAGAAAACATAACACTACTGGAGCAAACTCTTGCCGCCGGCGATGTATGTGCAGTGGTGATTGAAGGGATTCGTGGCGTAGGCGGCATTTATGTACCCAGCACTAAATTCTTAAAAGCGATAGAAGAACTTTGTGAGAAGCACGAAGCGGTGTTTATTTGTGATGAGATCCAGTCGGGCTACGGCCGTACGGGTAAATTCTTTGCACACCAGCATGCCGGTGTAAAACCCCACCTGATTACCGTAGCCAAAGGAATGGCCAATGGTTTTCCGGTGGGAGGCGTACTTATTCATCCAAATTTTAAACCAAAGTATGGTATGTTGGGTACTACCTTTGGGGGAAACCCGCTGGCCAGTGCAGCCTGCATGTCGGTATTGGAGGTACTGGAGAAGGAGGAGCTGATTGAGAATGCCGCCAAAGTAGGTAAATACCTGAAGGAGCAGCTCGAGGCCATCCCTGCTATTAAAACAGTGGTAGGCGAAGGGCTGATGCTGGGCCTGGTGTTCGAAGGAGATGTAAAGGATATCCAGAATGCCCTGGTAGAAGAGGAGCGGGTTCTGACCGGCAGCTCTTCCAGACCCAACGAAATCAGACTGTTGCCACCCTTAACGATTGATGTACCGGCTGTTGATGACTTTATCGCAAAACTAAAGAAAGTAGTCCCCCAAGGGGTGCCTGTAGCAAAATGA
- a CDS encoding ornithine carbamoyltransferase (COG0078 Ornithine carbamoyltransferase) — MRQFTSVHDVPDPAQWLREVKELKQNPYAHKKLGENKVLGLIFLNPSLRTRMSTQRAAYNLGMQVMVLNVGQDSWQLEWEQGTIMDGAAQEHVKEAVNVISQYCDIIGVRSFPGLQNREADYQEGVLNKFIEHSKVPVVSLESATRHPLQGFADLLTIEEYKKKQRPKVVLSWAPHPKALPQAVPNSFVEWMQVGEVDLVITHPEGYELAPAIVKNSQVEYNQDKAFEGADFIYAKNWSSYTEYGKILSKDPSWTITEQKMALTDSARFMHCLPIRRNVIATDAVVDSSIVIPQAENRLWTAQLVLKKMLENI; from the coding sequence ATGAGACAATTTACCTCGGTTCACGATGTTCCTGACCCCGCCCAATGGCTGCGGGAAGTAAAAGAACTAAAGCAAAACCCTTATGCGCACAAAAAGCTGGGGGAAAACAAAGTACTGGGTCTTATCTTTTTAAACCCAAGCCTGCGCACCCGCATGAGTACCCAGCGGGCAGCCTATAACCTGGGCATGCAGGTAATGGTACTGAATGTGGGGCAAGACAGCTGGCAGCTGGAGTGGGAGCAGGGTACGATCATGGATGGAGCCGCCCAGGAGCACGTGAAGGAGGCTGTAAATGTTATCTCACAGTATTGCGATATTATTGGCGTACGCAGCTTTCCCGGCTTACAGAACAGGGAAGCAGATTATCAGGAAGGTGTACTGAATAAATTCATTGAGCACAGCAAGGTGCCCGTGGTGAGCCTGGAAAGTGCTACCCGCCACCCCCTGCAGGGTTTTGCCGATTTGCTGACCATCGAAGAGTACAAGAAAAAGCAAAGACCAAAGGTGGTCTTAAGCTGGGCGCCTCATCCCAAAGCACTGCCACAGGCCGTGCCAAACTCATTTGTTGAGTGGATGCAGGTAGGCGAGGTAGACCTGGTAATTACCCATCCCGAAGGTTACGAACTGGCACCCGCTATTGTAAAAAACAGCCAGGTGGAATATAACCAGGATAAGGCATTTGAGGGAGCAGATTTTATCTACGCCAAAAACTGGAGCAGCTATACCGAGTATGGTAAAATTCTTTCGAAAGACCCCAGTTGGACCATCACCGAGCAAAAAATGGCTTTAACGGACAGCGCACGCTTTATGCACTGCCTGCCCATTCGCCGTAACGTTATAGCCACCGATGCAGTAGTAGATAGCAGTATTGTTATTCCGCAGGCCGAAAACCGCCTCTGGACTGCACAGCTGGTGCTGAAGAAGATGCTGGAGAATATATAA
- a CDS encoding hypothetical protein (COG0055 F0F1-type ATP synthase, beta subunit): MTACGGSGNENTASTSEEALTEVEGPTVAADDIREDSPAPTASEKKGEKVNFDFLSDCNSLETWQGAIQGVQNAGSPGIYIMGQCFSNRHYDVIVYSRQAIKLGEATDTKSGNIRQGLPGATYYAFEIPKKEAEDPEDEFESFDYVFPSEVKVYQRREDGWYLINRKRVGSFEELGRLKLNTIQQNQAS, encoded by the coding sequence TTGACAGCCTGCGGCGGGTCTGGAAATGAAAACACCGCATCCACATCAGAAGAAGCATTAACAGAAGTAGAGGGACCGACTGTAGCAGCAGATGATATCAGGGAAGATTCTCCTGCACCAACCGCATCTGAAAAGAAAGGCGAAAAAGTAAACTTTGATTTTTTATCGGACTGTAACTCTCTGGAAACATGGCAGGGAGCCATCCAGGGCGTGCAAAATGCTGGTTCTCCCGGAATTTATATCATGGGCCAGTGCTTCTCCAACAGGCACTACGACGTAATTGTGTACAGCAGGCAGGCGATTAAGCTGGGAGAAGCTACAGACACTAAGAGTGGCAACATCAGGCAGGGATTGCCCGGGGCTACCTATTATGCTTTTGAGATCCCCAAAAAAGAAGCTGAAGATCCTGAAGATGAGTTTGAATCCTTCGACTATGTTTTTCCAAGTGAAGTAAAAGTCTACCAGCGCCGTGAAGACGGCTGGTACCTGATTAACCGCAAAAGGGTAGGCTCATTTGAGGAGCTGGGTAGATTAAAGCTGAACACCATTCAGCAAAATCAGGCCTCTTAG
- a CDS encoding N-acetylglutamate kinase (COG0548 Acetylglutamate kinase) has protein sequence MNKLSIVKIGGNVVDSPELLQEVLHKFTQLQGYKLLVHGGGKLATQMGEKLGIKAQMVDGRRITDADTLQIVTMVYGGGINKRIVAGLQALGCNALGLTGADGNLIPAHKRQKGDRDWGFVGDFEAAHINVALLENLFAAGITPVVAPLTHDGKGSLLNTNADTIASGLAVALSKSFKTTLVYSFEKKGVLTDINDPDSVIANITPESYSQYKQEGVIADGMIPKLDNAFNAIEAGVSSVRICYATNIADLQSGTTLCL, from the coding sequence ATGAATAAGCTAAGCATTGTAAAAATAGGCGGGAACGTGGTAGACAGCCCGGAGCTGCTACAGGAGGTACTGCATAAATTTACACAGCTGCAGGGCTACAAGTTGCTGGTGCATGGCGGCGGCAAGCTTGCTACCCAAATGGGCGAGAAGCTGGGCATCAAAGCACAGATGGTAGATGGCCGACGGATTACTGATGCCGATACCCTACAGATTGTAACAATGGTCTATGGCGGGGGCATCAACAAACGTATTGTGGCGGGGCTGCAGGCCCTGGGGTGTAATGCCCTGGGCCTTACCGGTGCCGATGGCAACCTGATCCCTGCGCACAAGCGCCAGAAGGGCGATCGCGACTGGGGCTTTGTAGGCGACTTTGAAGCAGCCCATATCAACGTAGCGCTGCTGGAGAACCTTTTTGCAGCGGGTATTACCCCGGTAGTGGCTCCGCTCACACATGATGGAAAGGGTAGCTTGCTGAATACCAATGCAGATACCATTGCCTCCGGCCTGGCCGTGGCCCTTAGCAAAAGCTTTAAAACAACACTGGTGTACAGCTTTGAAAAGAAAGGGGTACTTACTGATATAAATGATCCGGATTCTGTTATAGCCAACATCACTCCCGAAAGCTACAGCCAGTACAAGCAGGAGGGTGTGATTGCCGATGGCATGATCCCGAAACTCGATAATGCTTTCAATGCCATTGAGGCAGGCGTAAGCAGCGTCAGGATCTGCTATGCCACCAATATTGCCGACCTGCAAAGCGGAACTACGCTATGCCTGTAG
- a CDS encoding peptidase M20 (COG0624 Acetylornithine deacetylase/Succinyl-diaminopimelate desuccinylase and related deacylases) — protein MPVDYSDTLHREAVELLKALISTPSFSREEGPTADLIESFLQKKGQPPQRQGHNVWCVATNHNAGAPTLLLNSHHDTVKPVAGWTKDPFEPVVEEDILYGLGSNDAGASAVSLLAAFLHLSRLPKLPYKLIVAITAEEEVSGPGGVQSILPQLGEIALAVVGEPTSLELAIAERGLMVLDCVVRGRAGHAARNEGENALYKALADIEWFRTYQFSKTSEVLGPVKMSVTQIQAGTQHNVVPDECRFVVDVRTNECYRNTELLELIRQQVGAEVTPRSTRLNSSGIAPDHPLVQKALSMGVGLYGSPTLSDQALMPFPSVKIGPGDSARSHTANEYIRLSEIKAGIQRYIALLEDLHF, from the coding sequence ATGCCTGTAGACTATTCAGATACACTGCACAGGGAAGCTGTTGAGCTCCTGAAAGCCCTGATCAGCACCCCATCCTTCTCCAGGGAGGAGGGACCAACGGCAGATCTGATCGAAAGCTTTCTTCAAAAAAAGGGGCAGCCGCCGCAGCGGCAGGGCCATAACGTTTGGTGTGTGGCTACAAATCATAATGCCGGTGCTCCAACGCTACTGCTCAATTCTCATCATGATACCGTAAAACCTGTAGCCGGCTGGACCAAAGATCCTTTTGAACCAGTGGTAGAAGAGGATATACTCTACGGTTTGGGCAGTAATGATGCCGGTGCTTCGGCAGTTTCCTTATTAGCTGCTTTTCTCCATCTTAGCAGGCTGCCAAAGCTCCCATACAAACTTATTGTTGCCATTACGGCAGAAGAAGAGGTTTCCGGCCCCGGAGGTGTGCAGTCCATCCTGCCACAGCTGGGAGAGATAGCCCTGGCCGTAGTGGGGGAGCCTACATCACTGGAGTTGGCCATTGCTGAAAGAGGCCTGATGGTACTTGATTGTGTAGTCCGCGGCAGGGCAGGCCATGCCGCCCGCAACGAAGGGGAAAATGCACTTTACAAAGCCCTGGCCGATATAGAATGGTTTCGCACCTATCAGTTCTCTAAAACCTCTGAAGTGCTGGGGCCGGTTAAAATGTCGGTCACCCAGATTCAGGCCGGTACTCAGCACAATGTGGTGCCCGATGAGTGTCGCTTTGTGGTAGATGTGCGCACCAACGAGTGCTACCGCAACACTGAACTGCTGGAGCTCATTCGCCAGCAGGTGGGGGCAGAAGTAACTCCCCGTTCCACCCGCTTAAACTCTTCCGGTATTGCGCCAGACCACCCGCTGGTGCAGAAAGCCCTTAGCATGGGGGTTGGCCTCTATGGCTCGCCTACCTTATCGGACCAGGCGCTGATGCCTTTTCCATCCGTTAAAATTGGTCCAGGCGACTCTGCCCGATCGCATACAGCCAATGAATACATACGCCTGTCGGAGATCAAAGCCGGCATTCAACGCTATATTGCGCTTTTAGAAGATCTTCATTTTTAA
- a CDS encoding argininosuccinate lyase (COG0165 Argininosuccinate lyase): MKLWDKGFTVENKIESYTVGKDRELDIHLAPYDVLGSLAHATMLQSVGLISEEELEQLKQGLQGIYQQIERGQFTIQDGVEDVHSQVELQLTQQLGDAGKRVHTARSRNDQVLVDLKMYLRAEVKELVGLVSGLFETLLQAAEQHKDILIPGYTHLQAAMPSSFGLWFSAYAESLADDLRLLYAAYGIINQNPLGSGAGYGSSLPINRTLTTELLGFDSMHVNVVNAQLSRGKTELSLAFAMAGISHTLSKLAMDVCLYNSQNFGFLTFPDELTTGSSIMPHKKNPDVFELMRGKSNRQMALPNEIMMLTASMPSGYHRDFQLLKEILFPALEELKNSLGICSYMLQRAKVNPDAIRDDKYKYIYSVEEVNKKVMAGVPFRQAYKEVGAAINDGTYQPALEVQHTHEGSIGNLRLDLIRQKFRSVQQQFSFHKWEQALEKLLMAQNA, from the coding sequence ATGAAACTCTGGGATAAAGGATTTACCGTTGAAAATAAAATAGAAAGCTATACCGTAGGCAAAGACCGGGAACTGGACATTCACCTGGCCCCCTATGATGTTCTCGGCTCCCTGGCACATGCTACCATGCTGCAGTCGGTTGGCCTGATTAGTGAGGAAGAATTAGAGCAGCTGAAGCAGGGGCTGCAAGGTATCTATCAGCAGATAGAAAGGGGGCAATTCACCATTCAGGATGGGGTGGAGGATGTACACTCGCAGGTGGAGTTACAGCTTACGCAGCAGCTGGGCGATGCAGGCAAGCGTGTGCATACGGCACGCTCCCGCAATGACCAGGTGCTGGTAGACCTGAAAATGTACCTGCGGGCAGAGGTAAAAGAGCTGGTAGGGCTTGTAAGCGGGTTATTCGAAACCCTGTTACAGGCAGCAGAACAGCATAAAGATATACTTATCCCAGGCTACACCCACCTGCAGGCCGCCATGCCCTCTTCTTTTGGACTGTGGTTTTCGGCCTATGCCGAATCGCTGGCCGATGACCTGCGCCTGCTCTATGCCGCTTATGGCATCATCAACCAGAATCCCCTGGGTTCCGGTGCCGGATATGGCTCTTCCCTGCCCATTAACCGCACGCTCACCACAGAACTGCTGGGTTTTGACAGCATGCATGTAAATGTAGTAAATGCACAGCTTTCGCGGGGCAAAACAGAGCTTAGCCTGGCCTTTGCCATGGCCGGCATCAGTCATACCCTAAGCAAGCTGGCGATGGATGTTTGCCTCTATAACAGCCAGAATTTCGGCTTCCTTACCTTTCCCGATGAGCTCACTACCGGCTCCAGCATTATGCCGCACAAGAAAAATCCTGATGTGTTTGAGCTGATGCGCGGCAAAAGCAACCGGCAAATGGCCCTGCCCAACGAAATCATGATGCTGACCGCCAGCATGCCCAGCGGCTACCACCGCGATTTTCAGCTGCTGAAGGAAATTCTCTTCCCTGCCCTGGAGGAGCTGAAAAACAGCCTGGGCATATGCAGCTATATGCTGCAGCGGGCAAAAGTAAACCCCGACGCCATCCGGGACGATAAATACAAATACATTTATAGTGTAGAGGAAGTAAACAAAAAGGTTATGGCTGGAGTGCCTTTCCGCCAGGCTTACAAAGAGGTGGGAGCTGCCATCAATGATGGAACTTATCAGCCTGCCCTGGAAGTTCAGCATACCCATGAAGGGAGCATCGGCAACCTGCGACTGGACCTCATCCGCCAGAAGTTCAGATCAGTACAACAGCAATTCAGCTTTCATAAATGGGAGCAGGCTCTTGAGAAACTGCTTATGGCTCAAAATGCCTGA